TTTTCAATAATCAGATATATAAAGCTACATAGTATGTGTCGAATATAGATGTCACTCGATACGAACCGACGTCGATTTCTCGAACTGACTGGTGCGACCGGTGTAGCCGCACTCGCCGGCTGTAGTGGCGGCGGTAACGGAAACGGTAACGGAGACGGAAACGGTGGCGGCAACCGCCTGACCTGGCACGCCGGCGGTACCGGTGGCACGTACTACCCGCTCTCGAACGAGTTCAAGACCGTCGTCGAGGCCAACACCGACTTCTCGCTGAACGTCCAGTCGACGGGCGCGAGCGTCGAGAACGTCGGCAGCCTCGCGGACGGCTCCGCGGACTTCGCGCTCATCCAGAACGATATCGCGTCCTTCGCGAAGAACGGCACCGGAATCGACGCATTCCAGGACAATCAGATCGACACCCTGCAGGGTGTCGCGACGCTGTACCCGGAGACGATTACGCTCGTCACGCTCGCCGAGAACGACATTTCCTCGGTCGAGGATCTCAGCGGCGCGTCGATCAACACCGGCGACCTCGGTTCGGGCACCCAGGTCAACGCGCTTCAGATCCTGGAATCGGTCGGGATCACAGACTTCGACGAACAGAACGCCGGCTTCTCCCAGGCGTCCGAACAGCTCGCCAACGGCGACATCGACGCAGCCTTCGTCGTCGGTGGCTGGCCGGTCGGTGCGATCGAGGATCTCGCGAACACGAACGACATCGAGATCGTCCCGATCGCGGGCGACAACCGCGAGACGATCAAAGAGGACGCCACCTGGTTCGCCGACGACACCATCCCCGGTGGAACCTACAGCGGCGTCGACAACGACGTCGAGACCGTCGCCGTGCAGGCGATGATCGCCACGCACTCCGACGTGCCGGCCGACACGGTCGAGACGGTCACCGCGGCCATCTTCGACAACCTCGGCGAACTCTCGATCAAGACCGACTTCATCTCGGTCGATAGCGCACAGGACGGGATGTCCATCGAACTCCACGAAGGAGCAGCAGCGTACTTCGACGCCTGATCGGTTCCGCCGCTACGGAACCCGTCCGGCGCGCTGACATCGGTTTCATCGAATTACACGTAAGAATGGGCCGTGTCTCCCGTCCGAACGTCCTCGTCGCGATCCTCGTAGCGACGGTACTGGTCCTCGTCGCCGTTACCGCGACGGCCCCGGCCGAAACGGTGCTCGTCGTCGAGGACGTCGAAACCGGCGAGCAGTACCTCACCGAGCCGGTCTCCGACGGCAGCACTGTGGCCCTCGAGTACACGCATAGCGTGGAGAAATCCCGGGTGTACGACGAGTATCGCGTCGACGATCGAACTCTGGTCAACACCCGAATGGAGTTCGAGTCCTACGGCTGGGGGCTGCCCGCTCGAGTCGATGTGACGAACGTGAACGGGACGCTCGTGTACGAGCCGTCCGAGCCGATCGCGGAACTTCGAACGCTTTCCGTATCGCCCGGACGGATCGCCGGCCACACGCTGATCGTCGACGATCGACGATACGACCTGGTCGCGATGACGAACGCCAACGACGTTCGCATTCGCGTCGAACGACGATCGCTAATCGAGATGATTCTATGAATACGAACGACCAATCTGACGGCGGTACTGACACTCCGACCGACGATCGGGAGGGGTCTGACGACGAACCGACCGACGCGGTCTCCCACGAGGAGGCCGAGGAATTGATCCAGGAGATCGAGCGCCGACGGTCGCTACAGGGGGGTGCCGCAGTGGCGGTCGCTGCGATCGGCATCCTGTTTTCGGTCTTCCAGCTGTTCCTGGCCGCGCGTAGCTTTTCGTTCACGATCTGGCTCCCGATCGTCGATAACTGGCAGGTCTCACTACAACTCTTGCAGGCGAACGCGATACACGTCTCGTTCGCCCTCGTGCTGACATTCCTGCTGTTCCCAGCGAGTATGGGCGACGGGATCGTCGCACGAAACCTGGGGCGGATCGTCCCCACCGCGTCCAGCAATCTCGGGGATCGAAACCCCCTCACGCGGCTTCTCGAGAGCGCTCGAGCCGCGTCCCGGTGGGCGTTCCTCGACCCCGACCGGGAGCGCGTGACGCCGTTCGATCTCCTCTGTATCGGAGCGTCGATACTGTCGGCGGGCTACTTCCTGACGGAGTTCTCCGAAATTCAGAACATGCGGGTGTTCGGCCTTCAGTCCGGGCGGCCGATCACCGAAGTGTACGCGTTCCTCCAGCCCCTCCTCGGCGGCGTTCCGTTTGTCAGCGAGTACTCCTACGCGATGATACTCGGCGTGGTCGGCGTCCTGTTAGTGCTCGAGGCCACCCGCAGAACGCTCGGGCTCCCGCTGATGATCATCGTCGCGACCTTCATCGTCTACGCGCGCTGGGGCTACCTCATCAGCAGCGGGACGCCATTTATCGGCCTGCTCGCGATTCCGGAGCTGACCTGGCCGGACATCGTTCAGAACCTCTGGTACAACACCGAAAACGGCGTCTTCGGCATCCCGGTGACGGTATCGGTGAGCTTTATTTACATCTTCATCCTCTTCGGGTCGTTCCTCGAGATGAGCGGCGCCGGCCAGTGGTTCATCGACCTCGCGTACGCGGTCACTGGAAATCGCAAAGGTGGCCCGGCGAAGGCGAGCATCCTCGCGAGCGGCTTCATGGGGACGATTTCGGGATCGTCGATCGCCAACACGGTCACCACCGGCGCGTTCACGATTCCGCTGATGAAGCGCTCGGGATACTCGCCGGAGTTCTCCGGTGCGGTCGAGTCCTCGGCCTCTTCGGGCGGTCAGATTCTGCCGCCGGTGATGGGGGCCGCCGCGTTCCTGATGGTCCAGTACACCGCGACGCCGTTCGCGGACATTATCATCGTCGCGACGATTCCGGCGATCGTCTTCTTCTTCGGCGTCTGGGTGATGGTCCACCTCAAGGCGGTCGAACAGGGGATCGGCGGCGTCGAGGACGCCGACACCGTCCCGATCGGGGCTCACCTCAAGCGCGGGTGGTTCTACCTCGTTCCGATCGGCTTGCTCTTGTACTACCTCATCATCGAGCGGCTCTCCGTCTCGCGGTCGGCGTGGTTCACTCTCGTCGCGCTCGTGGGGTTGATCGCGCTCGTCTCGGCGTACAGTGAGGAGACGCGCGGGCGGCTCCTCGGCGTTTTCGCGGCTATCGTCGGCGTCGAACTGGCGAGCTACGCGGTCGGCGGCGTCCCCGTTACCGGCCTCGTCACTGGAGCCAGCAGCGCCGGATTGCCCGTCGGGGAAGCGCTCGACCGCGTCGTCTCCCGGATCGAATGGTACGCGATGCTGGCCGGTGCGCTGACGTTGCTGTCTCGTCCGAACCTCGACGCACCGTTGCTCGATCTCAACCCGGCGGTCGGGGAGACGGCCGACTCGATCGGCGATCGGACCGGTCGCGACTTGGGCGATAATCAGCCGTTCCGTCTCGGAACGTTCGTCGTCAAGTCGATGGACGAGGGCGCGCGGACGGCCGTTCCGGTCGTGATCGCCGTCGCGGCCGCCGGTATCATTCCGGGCGTCATCAGCGTCTCCGGGCTCGGCCCGAACCTCACGTCGCTGTTGCTCACGCTGTCGGGCGGGTCGCTCGTGATCATGCTGCTCGTGACTGCCGTGGCCAGCATCATCCTCGGGATGGGGATGCCGACGACGGTCACCTACATCATCCTCATCTCGATGCTCGCGACGCCGCTAGTCGAGTTCGGTCTCCCGCTGCTCGCCGCCCACCTGTATATCCTCTACTTCGGCGTCATCGCCGACATCACGCCGCCGGTGGCCGTCGCCGCCTACGCCGCGAGCGGGGTCGCCAAGTCGAATCCGTTCGAGACCGGTGTGAAGGCGTTCTCGCTGTCGCTGAACAAGGCGATCGTGCCGTTCGCGTTCGTCTTCGTCCCCGGAATCATCCTCCTTCGCGAGAAGGAGAACGCCGCGGAGTTGCCGATTCGCGAGCAGTACCGCGTCGTGGGCGTCTCCGATCTAATGGAACTCTCCTACTCGATTCCGGAGATCCTGATCCCCGTCGCCGGCGTCTTCCTCGGCGTGATCGCCCTCGGTGCGACCGTCATCGGAACGCTGTACACGAGCGCGAACCGCCTCGAGCGATCCGGCTTCGCGCTCAGTTCGCTGCTGCTCATGGCACCGGGGATGCTCTCGACGTCGGTATTCGACCTGCTCGGAGTCGTCGGCGTGACTGCCTCGGTCGACGCGCTCGCGCTCGATCTCACGCTTCGTGGCATCGGACTCGTGCTGTTCGTCGTCCTCGCGGCGAAGAACCGGCAGCAGGCGACGAATCCGGGTGAGGTGAATCAGCCGACGGTGAGCTGAAATCGGAACTCACACCCATCCGCGAGCGTGTGACGAAGCCGACGAGCGCACCGAAACGCTATCTCTCTCCGTTCGTGACGCCGGACGTATTCACCACACTGGGCACCTAACCGACGGTACTCGAGGCACCGTATGCGGTGAACGGTACCGGATCTGGATCGATTTCCCCGTAGCTCGCCGGCGGTTTCGTACGCTCGGTGACGAAAAACGGACGACTCGTTCTCTGGGAGTCAACACCAGCAGGGCGGCGACACTCTCGATCGTCAGAACAGCGCGTCGAGCTCGCCGCCGGTGTCCATCAGTGAGGCGAACTCCTCGTCGGCGCTCGCCCGGACGTCCTCGGTGGTTTCCTGGGCCTCGATCGCCACCTGCTGGAGCTGTTCGATCCGCGGCACGTCCGTCACGCCCGACAGCAGGACGATCGCGCCGACCTCGTCTCGGCTCGGGATCGGATAATCGCCGCCGCGGATCTCCATGCTCGCGGTCTCGTCCTCGAGCCACTGGCGGCCGCGCTCGACGCCCTTGCGGTTGAGGTGGGACGGCGGGCCGGTGGCGACGACCAGCCCGCGATCCGCGCTCGAGACGTCACAGGGGAGCGTGAGTCGTCCGAGAGCGGCCTTGCGGACGAGGCTGGTCATTCGGTTCGTCGCGGCACCGTCGTCGAACTCGTCGTCACCGGTCAGGGACGAGAGCAGTCCCGTGTCCGCGTCGACCACCTCGCGCGCGTAGCCGATCGTCGAGATGCCGTTCGAGAGCGTGTTGATGATCTCGCTCGAGTCGACGACGCTCTCGGCGACGTGATCGCCCTGCTCGACCTCGCCGGCGGCGAAGAGGAGGCCGAACCGCTCGACGATCTCGCGGTTGATGCGGTCGTAGCCGCCTTCGACGGATTCGCCGGCGCTGCGCCAGACGTCGTTGTCGAAGACGAGCAGGTTGTCGACCTCGTCGACGAAGGTCTGGAACGATCGAGCGGCGTTGAGCGTGTAGATCCCCCCTTCGTCCGTGCCGGGGAGGATGCCGAGCCCGTAGACGGGCTGCGTGTAGATCCGCTTGAGGTGTTTCGCGAGGACGGGTGCGCCGCCCGACCCGGTGCCGCCGCCCATCCCGGCGACGATGAGGAAGGCGTCGATCTCGTGGACGGGGATCCGATCGATCGCGCCCTGTATCTCGTCGATGTCCGCCTCGGCGACTTCCGCGCCGAGTTCGTTGTCGGCACCGACGCCGTGGCCCTTCACGCGCGCCTGACCGATGAGGATGCGGTTCTCGTCCGTTATTCGCTCGAGTCCTTTGAGGTCCGTCGTCGCGGAGTTGACCGCGATCGCCGATTCGATGAAGCCGCCGCCGATCGCGTCGTCGAACGACAGGAACTCGTCGACTACCTTCCCGCCTGCCTGACCGAAGCCGATGAGTGCGAGTTTCATAGCTGTCTATCGTGGCCGTTCCCCGGCGCGACCGCGACCGCTCTGTGGGGACCGGCGGTCCGCCGGGATTGGAACGGGTTCCACGTCTCCCGAGACGCCACTTCCGGGCATTGTTATGCGCGCCGTATAGTCGATACAAAGTATGTCATCGTCTCACTACTCTCTTCTAATCCGAACTTTCATCGACCGATGAGTGTTGATTGCGGTAGCCGAACTGAGGGGTTACACCCATCCAACCGACTCCGCGACCGCACGGATCACCGACAACCCCACGTTTTCCGTGCTCGAGTCGTCAGACCGAGTGTGATCGTTCACTGGCACCGCCGGGACCTCCGGACGACCGACAATCGGGGGCTGGCACGCGCTGCGTCGACCGAGGAGCCGGTCGTCCCGCTGTTCGTCCTCGATCCGACCGTCCTCGAGCACGCGTCGCCGGTCCGCGTCGCGTGCTTGCTCGAGTCTCTCGCCGACCTTCGGACGTGGTACCGGGACCGGGGGAGCGACCTGCTCGTCGCTCGCGGCGAGGCGAGCGGGGTCGTTCCACAGGTGGCGGCGGCCCACGACGCGACGAGGGTCGTCTGGAACGAGGATTACAGCGGCCTCGCACGGGACCGCGATCGGGCAGTGCGGGCGGCGCTCGAGGAAGCGGGTATCGCTGCCGAGTCGGTCCACGACGCGATCCACCACGAACCGGGGTCGATCACGCCGAATCAGGGCGAGCACTACTCGGTGTTTTCGTACTTCTGGAAGAAGTGGCGCGATCGCGACAAGCGAGCGGCGGTCGCGGAACCGGTTGCGGACGATCTCGCCGACGTGTCCGGCGAGCCGATCCCCTCGCTCGCCGAGCTCGGGTTCGACGAGCCCGAGGCGACGCCGCCGACGGTGACGATGGCGGCGGCTCGAGAGCGGGTCGCCGACTTCTGTTCGGGACCGATCTACGACTACGCCGACCAGCGCGATTATCCCGCGGCCAGCGGGACGTCCCGGCTCTCTCCACATCTCAAATGGGGCACGATCGGGCCGCGCGAACTGTTCGCGGCGACCGAGCGCGCCGCCGATGGAGCCTCGACCGCCGACGACCGCGAGAGCGTTCGAGAGTTCCAGCGCCAGCTCGCCTGGCGGGAGTTTTACGCACACGTCCTCGCGTTCAACCCCGAGACGATTACCGAGGATTTCAGCGGGTACGAACACGAGATCGAGTGGCGCGACGACCCGGACGCCCTCGAGGCCTGGCGAGCCGGGGAGACGGGCTATCCGATCGTCGACGCGGGAATGCGCCAGCTGCTGGCCGAGGGATGGATGCACAATCGCGTGCGGATGCTCGTGGCCTCGTTTCTGACGAAGGATCTCATGCTCGACTGGCGAGCGGGCTACGACTGGTTTCAGCGGCGTCTCGCGGATCACGACACCGCAAACGACGTCGGCGGCTGGCAGTGGGCGGGCTCGACCGGCACCGACGCCCAGCCGTATTTCCGGGTCTTCAACCCGATGAAACAGGGGCGAGAGTACGATCCTGACGCCGAGTACATCCGCGAACACGTACCCGAACTCGCCGACGCGACCGCCGACGAGATCCACGGCTGGCACGAGCTCGAGCCGGCACAGCGAGAGCGAATCGCCCCCGACTATCCGGCTCCGATAGTCGACCACGCGGACCGGCGAGAACAGGCGATCGAATTGTTCGAACGGGCGCGCGGCGAGTCATCAGATTAGTGAGGTACCGCGTTCACGTTCCCTCGTACCGATTGAACGTAAAATCGATAGCTATTGTTGTAATATGTAGGTGATGCGAATAACTATATTTGCCATCATCCTTTTCCGAATGACTCTCTTAGCCGCTATTATGTCCTCCCCGGACGGAACCTCGACGCCCGATGGTTCGGTGTCGCCAACGCAGGCCATCATCGAGGCTATCGCCGAGCACGAGGGCGTCGATATCACTGACGTCGAACCCCCGGCCTACGACCCGCTGTTTACCGTCGTCAATCCGGAAGCCCTCGACGATCTGTTCCACACCACTGCCGGTCTCGCGACCAACGTGGAGGTTCGTCTGGAGTACGAGGGGTACGAGGTCCTCGTCCGTCCGGGCAGTGACGTCGACGTTCGCGACCTCGATTCCACTAACTCGATCGACAGTTCGTTCGGGGACTGACGGCCGAGTCGAGTTCACTCGGCCCAGTAGGCCTCTCCTGGTTGGGTTTCGAAGACTGCGCGAGCGAGCAGATCGATCGCCTTCTCGAGTCCCTCCCGCGAACTGGTCAGCGAGTCCTCGTGCTCGATGCTCAGCGCGCCGTCGTAACCGACCATCCGGAGCGTCGAGACGATGTCCTTCCAGTGAGTTTCGTCGTGTCCGTAACCGACCGACCGAAACAGCCACGATCGATTCGGCTCGTCGTCGTACGCCGTCGTGTCCAGCACGCCCTTTTCGCGGGCCTGTGCATCGTAGATCTTGGTGTCTTTGGCGTGGAAATGGTGGATCGCGTCGCGCTCGCCCAGATACCGGATCGCGTCGGTGATCGTGATCCCTTGCCAGTAGAGGTGCGAGGGATCGAAGTTCGCGCCGATCCGATCGCCGGTCTCCTCGCGGAGCCGTGCCATGCCGTGGGGTTCGTACACCAGCATGTTGGGATGCATCTCGATCGCGATATCGACCCCGTGATCGGCGGCCTCGTCGGCGATATCGTCCCAGTAGTCGACGGCTCGTTCCCACTGGTACTCGAGGGCTGCGGCGTGTTCCGGCGGCCAGGGTGCCGTGATCCAGTTCGGAACGTCGTCGTCCGGGCCGCCGGCCGGGAGTCCCGAGAAACAGGTGACGGTCCCGACGTCCAGTTGCGCGGCCAACTGAATCGCCTCGCGGAGTTCGGTATCGGCCGTCTCGGCGCGATCCTCGTCGGGATGCAGGGGGTTGTTGTGCGTCGCGAGCGCGCTGATCCGCATGTCGTACTCGTCGAGCAAGTCGCGGAGCTCGGCCTGCTCGGTATCGTCGTCCAGGTACTCTTCGCGCGTCAAGTGGGCCTGTCCCGGATGGCCGCCGACGCCGGGTTCGATCGCGTCGACGCCGAGCCCGTCGAGATAGGGGAGCGCCTTCTCGAGCGGTTCGTCGGCCAGCGGTGGCGTGTGGACGCCGATTTCCATACGGCGTGTGACCACTGCCGGAAAGATAAAACGGGGGCCGGCACGTCCCCGGTGCCGGAAGAGGATCACTCGTCGAACGCGATCGTTCGACCCTCGTTGCTCGAGCGGTAGATACTCTCGATGACTCGCTGGACTTCGAGCGCCTCCCTGACGCTGTTGTCGTGATCTTCGTCGCCGACGATACGGTCGAAAAACGCCTTCTGCTCGTCCGAGTGGGTGTCGTTCTGTCGCGTTTCGATGGTCGTATCCTCGAGGTGATCGGGGCCGTCGTTGCTCGCCGAGTGAACGCTGAGATCGCCGTCGAGGAGGTCGAACCGGGCGGCGGCCTCGGTGCCGCGGACGACGAACTCGTGGGTCGCTGGTCGGTTGGTCGCCCACGCGACCTCGAGCGAGACAGTTCGGTTTCCGTCACAGCGAATGAACGCGCTGGCCGAGTCGTCGACGTCGAACCCTTCGGGCCCCGCGTCGTCGGCCCACATGTCGAGGTAGGCGTACTCTTCGCGGTGGCCGAACTCGCTGCGGGCGACGCCGCTGACCTCCCAAAGATCGGGATAGCCGAGGAGATAGAGGGCGAGATCGATCGCGTGGACCCCGAGGTCGATGAGCGCACCGCCACCCGCGATCTGGTGACGGGTAAACCACGACCCGCGCCCGGGGATGCCTCGCCGACGGACGTAGTTCGCCTCGACGTGCGAGACATCGCCGAGATTCCCCCGATCGATCCGATCTTTCACGATCCGGACCGTGTTCGCGAACCGGTTGTTGAATCCGACCGTGGCGTGGCCCTCGGAGTCGGCCGCCGCGTCGGCGATCCGCTCGGCACTCTCGATCGAGTGGGCGAGTGGCTTCTCGAGGAGCACGTGGAGGTCCCGTTCGAAGGCATCGATGGCGTACTCCTCGTGATACTTGTTCGGCGTCGTGATGATCACTGCGTCGACGGTGTCGTACAACTCACGGTGGTCGTCGTAAACGTCCACGTCGTACCGTCTGGCAAAGCGCGTTCTCGCCTCGGCGGCGATGTCCATCCCACCGGTAAGCGTCACCCCGAGGTCTACGAGTCGCTCCGCGTGGTACTGGCCGATGTTGCCGAGACCGACGATCCCGGTTTCGATGTTCGATCGATCGAGTGTCATTTCCCTGTAATCTGGTGCTGCCGGCGGTCGTCTCGTTTCAGTCCGATACACCGGTATCCGCTATATCTAATCTTTCGACTCGAGCGACTTCCGTCCGTCGCCAAACGAGGGGGTGACGCACGCGGATACGCGAGTCCGATCGAGAACCGACCTCTCATCACGACGGGGCGGTTCAGCTGTCCGCTTCCGTCGGCGTCGTGCCGGGCTCTCGCTCGGGGAGATCGGTGAGGCCGTGGACGAGCGCGTTACCGGTTGCCGTATCGAAGAGGTGGATCTTCGACCGGTCTAACACGACATCGACGTCCTGATTCGCCTCGATATCCGTGTCCGGCGTGACGCTCATCAGCAACTGATTCGGTGACGTGGCCGGATCTTGTTCCATCGATCCCGTCGTGGCCTCGGAGAGCAACAGGTAGACGAAGACCTCGTCGCCCATCGGCTCGAGGACGTCGGTTCGAGCGTCGATCGGATCCGTCGACGAGGCGAGCGAGTCGGCGTACTCGGTCAGGTGGACGTCTTCCGGCCGGATACCGAGCGTGACGTCGTCGCCGACGGTCACGTCCGGAACGCGGGAGGGGTCGAACTCGACGTCGAAGTTGGTCGTCTCGAGACCGCTCTCGACGAGTTTACCTTCCACGAAGTTCATCGACGGCGAGCCGATGAAGCCCGCCACGAACAGGTTCGTAGGTTCGTTGTAGCAGACTAGCGGTGCCGCGATCTGCTGGAGTTTGCCGTCGTTTAGCACCGCGATCCGATTCGACATCGTCATCGCCTCGGCCTGATCGTGGGTGACGTAGATGACCGTCGCGTCCAGCTCCCGGTGGAGCCGCTGGAGTTCGGTTCGCATGTGGACCCGCAGTTTCGCGTCGAGGTTGGCCAGCGGCTCGTCCATCAGGAACACGTCCGGGTTGCGAACGATCGCGCGGGCGATGCCGACCCGCTGTTGCTGGCCGCCGGACATCTCCTTTGGCATCCGGTCT
This portion of the Natrinema salinisoli genome encodes:
- a CDS encoding TRAP transporter permease, whose protein sequence is MNTNDQSDGGTDTPTDDREGSDDEPTDAVSHEEAEELIQEIERRRSLQGGAAVAVAAIGILFSVFQLFLAARSFSFTIWLPIVDNWQVSLQLLQANAIHVSFALVLTFLLFPASMGDGIVARNLGRIVPTASSNLGDRNPLTRLLESARAASRWAFLDPDRERVTPFDLLCIGASILSAGYFLTEFSEIQNMRVFGLQSGRPITEVYAFLQPLLGGVPFVSEYSYAMILGVVGVLLVLEATRRTLGLPLMIIVATFIVYARWGYLISSGTPFIGLLAIPELTWPDIVQNLWYNTENGVFGIPVTVSVSFIYIFILFGSFLEMSGAGQWFIDLAYAVTGNRKGGPAKASILASGFMGTISGSSIANTVTTGAFTIPLMKRSGYSPEFSGAVESSASSGGQILPPVMGAAAFLMVQYTATPFADIIIVATIPAIVFFFGVWVMVHLKAVEQGIGGVEDADTVPIGAHLKRGWFYLVPIGLLLYYLIIERLSVSRSAWFTLVALVGLIALVSAYSEETRGRLLGVFAAIVGVELASYAVGGVPVTGLVTGASSAGLPVGEALDRVVSRIEWYAMLAGALTLLSRPNLDAPLLDLNPAVGETADSIGDRTGRDLGDNQPFRLGTFVVKSMDEGARTAVPVVIAVAAAGIIPGVISVSGLGPNLTSLLLTLSGGSLVIMLLVTAVASIILGMGMPTTVTYIILISMLATPLVEFGLPLLAAHLYILYFGVIADITPPVAVAAYAASGVAKSNPFETGVKAFSLSLNKAIVPFAFVFVPGIILLREKENAAELPIREQYRVVGVSDLMELSYSIPEILIPVAGVFLGVIALGATVIGTLYTSANRLERSGFALSSLLLMAPGMLSTSVFDLLGVVGVTASVDALALDLTLRGIGLVLFVVLAAKNRQQATNPGEVNQPTVS
- a CDS encoding HalOD1 output domain-containing protein, yielding MSSPDGTSTPDGSVSPTQAIIEAIAEHEGVDITDVEPPAYDPLFTVVNPEALDDLFHTTAGLATNVEVRLEYEGYEVLVRPGSDVDVRDLDSTNSIDSSFGD
- a CDS encoding sugar phosphate isomerase/epimerase family protein gives rise to the protein MEIGVHTPPLADEPLEKALPYLDGLGVDAIEPGVGGHPGQAHLTREEYLDDDTEQAELRDLLDEYDMRISALATHNNPLHPDEDRAETADTELREAIQLAAQLDVGTVTCFSGLPAGGPDDDVPNWITAPWPPEHAAALEYQWERAVDYWDDIADEAADHGVDIAIEMHPNMLVYEPHGMARLREETGDRIGANFDPSHLYWQGITITDAIRYLGERDAIHHFHAKDTKIYDAQAREKGVLDTTAYDDEPNRSWLFRSVGYGHDETHWKDIVSTLRMVGYDGALSIEHEDSLTSSREGLEKAIDLLARAVFETQPGEAYWAE
- a CDS encoding ABC transporter ATP-binding protein — translated: MSRVRLENITKRYGDETAVDDISLEVEDGEFVTFVGPSGCGKSTTMETVAGLTQPTEGRVYIGDDDVTDLAPKDRGVAMVFQNIALFPHMDVYENISFGLRLRKYDDEEVRRRVEQAADIVQLEGMLDRMPKEMSGGQQQRVGIARAIVRNPDVFLMDEPLANLDAKLRVHMRTELQRLHRELDATVIYVTHDQAEAMTMSNRIAVLNDGKLQQIAAPLVCYNEPTNLFVAGFIGSPSMNFVEGKLVESGLETTNFDVEFDPSRVPDVTVGDDVTLGIRPEDVHLTEYADSLASSTDPIDARTDVLEPMGDEVFVYLLLSEATTGSMEQDPATSPNQLLMSVTPDTDIEANQDVDVVLDRSKIHLFDTATGNALVHGLTDLPEREPGTTPTEADS
- a CDS encoding TAXI family TRAP transporter solute-binding subunit, yielding MSLDTNRRRFLELTGATGVAALAGCSGGGNGNGNGDGNGGGNRLTWHAGGTGGTYYPLSNEFKTVVEANTDFSLNVQSTGASVENVGSLADGSADFALIQNDIASFAKNGTGIDAFQDNQIDTLQGVATLYPETITLVTLAENDISSVEDLSGASINTGDLGSGTQVNALQILESVGITDFDEQNAGFSQASEQLANGDIDAAFVVGGWPVGAIEDLANTNDIEIVPIAGDNRETIKEDATWFADDTIPGGTYSGVDNDVETVAVQAMIATHSDVPADTVETVTAAIFDNLGELSIKTDFISVDSAQDGMSIELHEGAAAYFDA
- a CDS encoding Gfo/Idh/MocA family protein, whose translation is MTLDRSNIETGIVGLGNIGQYHAERLVDLGVTLTGGMDIAAEARTRFARRYDVDVYDDHRELYDTVDAVIITTPNKYHEEYAIDAFERDLHVLLEKPLAHSIESAERIADAAADSEGHATVGFNNRFANTVRIVKDRIDRGNLGDVSHVEANYVRRRGIPGRGSWFTRHQIAGGGALIDLGVHAIDLALYLLGYPDLWEVSGVARSEFGHREEYAYLDMWADDAGPEGFDVDDSASAFIRCDGNRTVSLEVAWATNRPATHEFVVRGTEAAARFDLLDGDLSVHSASNDGPDHLEDTTIETRQNDTHSDEQKAFFDRIVGDEDHDNSVREALEVQRVIESIYRSSNEGRTIAFDE
- a CDS encoding cryptochrome/photolyase family protein, which encodes MIVHWHRRDLRTTDNRGLARAASTEEPVVPLFVLDPTVLEHASPVRVACLLESLADLRTWYRDRGSDLLVARGEASGVVPQVAAAHDATRVVWNEDYSGLARDRDRAVRAALEEAGIAAESVHDAIHHEPGSITPNQGEHYSVFSYFWKKWRDRDKRAAVAEPVADDLADVSGEPIPSLAELGFDEPEATPPTVTMAAARERVADFCSGPIYDYADQRDYPAASGTSRLSPHLKWGTIGPRELFAATERAADGASTADDRESVREFQRQLAWREFYAHVLAFNPETITEDFSGYEHEIEWRDDPDALEAWRAGETGYPIVDAGMRQLLAEGWMHNRVRMLVASFLTKDLMLDWRAGYDWFQRRLADHDTANDVGGWQWAGSTGTDAQPYFRVFNPMKQGREYDPDAEYIREHVPELADATADEIHGWHELEPAQRERIAPDYPAPIVDHADRREQAIELFERARGESSD
- a CDS encoding tubulin/FtsZ family protein; protein product: MKLALIGFGQAGGKVVDEFLSFDDAIGGGFIESAIAVNSATTDLKGLERITDENRILIGQARVKGHGVGADNELGAEVAEADIDEIQGAIDRIPVHEIDAFLIVAGMGGGTGSGGAPVLAKHLKRIYTQPVYGLGILPGTDEGGIYTLNAARSFQTFVDEVDNLLVFDNDVWRSAGESVEGGYDRINREIVERFGLLFAAGEVEQGDHVAESVVDSSEIINTLSNGISTIGYAREVVDADTGLLSSLTGDDEFDDGAATNRMTSLVRKAALGRLTLPCDVSSADRGLVVATGPPSHLNRKGVERGRQWLEDETASMEIRGGDYPIPSRDEVGAIVLLSGVTDVPRIEQLQQVAIEAQETTEDVRASADEEFASLMDTGGELDALF
- a CDS encoding DUF1850 domain-containing protein translates to MGRVSRPNVLVAILVATVLVLVAVTATAPAETVLVVEDVETGEQYLTEPVSDGSTVALEYTHSVEKSRVYDEYRVDDRTLVNTRMEFESYGWGLPARVDVTNVNGTLVYEPSEPIAELRTLSVSPGRIAGHTLIVDDRRYDLVAMTNANDVRIRVERRSLIEMIL